AAGTTGGACATGGTGTATGATTCCAGAAGTGTAGTTCTGAAGTCCTTCAAATGCATAAAGTTGATTATAAATAAGGGACTGGCCGATTGCTTTGCGTCTTAAGGAGGATTTATCTTTCCCATATTGAACAACACTACCAACTTTACTTGGATCAAATGGTTTAATATTGTCGCCAATTTGATATTCCCCTGCAAATACAGTAAAACACATGTTCTTAAACTCTACCTCAGATCAAGGATATTAAGTCCCTCTAATGAGTGAGTCAACATGTATCTCAtctcaaataatttaaaattgcataaactaataaaaagaaattgatATCCAATAATATGCTATTGTCCTTCGATTTTTGTTACTGCTTGTTGTTTCTTTGCTTCAGTTATCGCATTATTTTGTTGAAGTTACTGTTCCTGCTTtactttttgtattttatttctttttttaaactGTTTTGATATGTGTTACTTGAGTAAGAGTCTTTCGAAagcaacctctctatctccacaAGGTACGAGGTAAGGTTAAGGTTTGTGTATACTCTACCTTCCCATATCCTACATGTTGAATTACACTAGGTATATAGTTGTCGTTATTGCAATAGTATGCTCATGTAACTATCAACTGAAAGTTACCAGGACTAAAAAGCATATAATCTTGAATCAAAGTTTCCAacttatcaactcaaattagGTGACTGATAATAGAACTTTAACATATCTCAGATGGAAGATGCGAAGGCCTTCAAATCAGTTAATCCTAGTaaatatacctcatcacaaaCAATGTAAATTTGTACAGACcaataaagaagattttttaTATCCAATAGCATGGTCATGTCACTGTCAAATAAAAGTTGAACATTGATAAAAGCAATACTATAGTCATAACAATGTTAAAAGCAAACAGTCTTGTAAGTTCCATATTTATCAACTCAGATTTGTGACTGATAACTGAATTTAACATACATTTAATAGATAAGCATTGGACATTGCCACAAAAGACTCAAGAATATTCATATCTTAAGAAATCTTGAGCCAACAAAACACCATATAGAATTGATACAAGCATTAAATTTTTCAagctaaaaattaaaaattcaaacTACAACACACAGAGGGGTCCAGTAAGAGGGGTCCAGTGAGAATAGATTGTACACAAATCTTATCCCAACCTCTTCGGCTCAAGAAATAAACATATAGCAATGGAAGTACaagaaacaacatataataacaaaaacaacaaatagtAATAAGAACATTACTACAACAAAATACGATAGTCGAAATacactaataaaaaaaaaacatatagtAACAGAAATCGAAGGACAAGAAATTAGAACAGCAATACTGCAACTACATATAGTAATggaaatacaaggttcaaaatTCAAAGCGACAACAAAACAAAAAGGTAAATTTTTTACCTGTAATCCATGAAATCCAAACAGAGTCATAAGTAGAAGAAAGGGAAACAGATATCTGCTCAGGTTCAAATCCTTTAACAATCCTTTGAACTCTAGGGTCAGTGTCTGGCAAATCTACAGCATGTCCCCTAAAACTTTGGTCCAAAGGGACAGTCACTGGCTTGAACGGTCCATCGAGTGTTGTTGGAATTTGACCCTTATTAACCTCAACAAAGctaacaaaaaacaaaaaccaaATCAAGATTGACCCCACAACCCCAAAATACTTCATAATCATTCAAGAATTTGCATGCCCCAAATACCAAAAATTCCAGGTTAAAAACCTCAAGAAACCAAAGGGTTTACAGAAATATAGATAAAGATTCAAACTTTATCACAATAACTCCAAATAAAGTCAAAAGGGGTTATTTAAATATAGCCAAAAAAGCTTAAAGAAAGATGACAACATTGGTTCAAATAGTGAAAACTAAAGAATATGCTCTAAATATGCTCCAAGAAAagattgaagtttgaaacttataTATCGACCATGGGgagaaaaagggaaatttttatttttatttatttcttctgattttttggatttttaagTTGGAAAAAAGAAGGGTGTTGTTCTTTTTTAATTCcctttttcttaaaaagaaatGTAGAGGTATTGAGGAATCACAGTTATGGCAGTTTGCCTGAAAAGGAAAGAAATCACTAGCCTTTTTCTTTGTCACGCCAACTTTTGTTATGAATATTATAAACTTGTAGAGTTTCTCACGCCAAAGGACCTGCAATTATTTGTTGAGATGAGATATCACCTCAGTGTTACGTGGGATATGTTTAAActatgagcccgtttgaattgacttaaaaaaagtaacttttatgtatgaagtgcttttaaaattttgaagtgctgaaagttatttttataaataagcagttgagtgtttggataaaagtgcttataatgtgaattttagggttaaaagaataaaaagatagtttgagaatttagttaaaatataagggatataaaagtaatttccatagtcaaataaaatgactttaagcactttgaaaaaaaaaagttaggaatcctaacttttcatttttgactgactttaagaactttatggcttaaagtcaacattagacaaacacgttcaaaagctaaaaaggggctttaagttggttttgaccaacttaaagtcaatccaaacgggctctatataaataataatgggtaaattttgtattaatagtataatgaaaaataaaattaatcctTTTTTTATATTAGTAAAAGTGCAAATTTGACCATTTTCCCTTCTTTTAGGGTGTGTTTTGTATGAAGGAATATTATTGgacttttttctataaaaagttCTTTACAATTggtgaaaatagaaaaaataaatttcgcTAGTAATATTTTACGTGATATCTTCTCCAATATTCAACACACTTCAGCGTTACTCCCACTTCTACGACCTCCATCCCCACCACCCATAGCTCGATCTCCGCTTTCCATAGACCATGATAAttatctatattatatataaatacggctaaaatgatattttattcCAATATCtcgaatatgaaaaaattaaattaaaatatttttgatgaaaaacattttccacCAAGCGAACACACCCTTaatgtagtttttttttttttttttaattaggaGAAGGATAGTGGACGATGgtataaattattctttaatgTATagtgaagaagaaaacaaaataaaatatttcaaggtACCTCTTTTCTAGAGAAGATTCTGATCTCTGCTGATGAACTCAGTGTATATTGAGAAAATCTTAtcaagatttcattttttttttctcttttatattaTTTCCTCCTAAAAAATTGAGCTTTGTTGTtaccaaaaattaattttttaaaaatagtttgtaTTTCTTATTCTTTACATGTGTAATGCTATGccgttaaaaaaaatattaagaaatttGAATTAAAGAAAGGGAGCTGGAGGTCTTTCAGAAATAATATTAGTATTTTTACAAggtaataataaattttatctaTATTTTAGTCTCTCTAGACTCACTTACTGAAATTTcattgaatatattattattattgtttgagTTTTATTACATACATTAAAAGAGAATATTCAAAACTCTAAATTCACATGTTACAAATTGGAAACATGGCAATTGAATTATCAGAATACCCAAGGTATATTCCTAGTCTCTAAATGGGAAATGTCATATTTTATTGGAAAATAATTCACATGCAAGGATTGttggtttattttattttttattttatttatttttaaagcaATTACTAATTAGTCAAACTAATGAATGCATTCACTTTGCTTGGTGGGCTTAGATTAAGTTTGAAGGATTTAGctttaaattagtttatttgTATTCTTCCTTTCTAAGTTGTCTATGTAACTACTATTTAATTAGTGGCCATAGATTCTATAtgatttggtttctcactattAGTACATTTTCTGCATATGagtttggaaaaaaattattatttggagtGTAAGTGCAGTAACATAATTCATGTGACAAATATGAAAATGAGTATTAATACCCGAGTCATTTCCAAGATTGGGAAGTTTCAAGTATTTTAATgttaataattcaagaaaatgagGAAATTAACGAGGATATTAAATATTGTCATGGAGCGAGGATATTAAATATTGTCATGGAGCGAGGTGGATGACATGAAGGCTCCCATCCGGTATTTTGTGTGATAAGAATGTGCCGTCAATATAGAGATAAGTTTTATTAATTGGTTGTCAGACCAGTTATATTGGATGGGACAGATGGTTGTTTGGTTAAGAACTTGCACATCCAAACAATGAAATTAACATAAATGAGGATGTGGAGATGGATGTGCGGCCATATTAGGAGATATTAGATTAGGGATATTGAATATATTTGAGACAATATGGGAGTAACCGCCTCCCGTCCCCTCAATGATAGACAAGATGAGAGAGCGAAACTAAAATGGTTCAGACGAGTGAAGAAGAGATGCATAGATATCCTactgaggaggtgtgagaggttgattATGATGTATATAaagagaggtagaggtaggggTGTCAATGGTTTTCAAAAAAATGACTTAACCGACCGAATCAATCCGTATCGAAcagatttttatataaatttgtaACCGTACAGAATAATTAGGTaggtcttttattttgtaaaaattaagtgaaaaaatacCGAATCGTAAcgaataatatatatgtaaaatatatcttatatatcaaatttaaaaacaataaaatattaaattttttgctTTAGACACAAGATAATGGAAGTGATTACAAGTGACAACATAATTAACAATTAAAGTCCTAACACTAAAACTTTTTATTCTCCTCcgattaaaattaaattagttcTAACATCTCAACTCTCGAGTATTAACCAGTAAACTACAAGCTATTCCAACGATCTTGGATAACAAGCTACaagttattaaatatttttcctcTTTTATGGTTTAAATTTCTCTTATTAGATATATAAATTAAGTAAATTCAGTTCTTGAGTTTCATGTTGATTGATTCTTTCAGCTCGTGTGatgtaattatatattttgtctttactttatatttttttacactACCATAATATAATGTGATGAAtttctattcttattttcttgattGATCCTCTTTAACAATAAAAATGTTTAGAGATTTTTTGTCAAAGTCATCCCAAGTATACATAATAgtgtttttttgtttgtttctttaGTATACATAATAGTGTGttctaatttttatatttttttaataaaaaattaaaaattaatcaaaccgTATCGATACTGAAGAGAAACCGAGATAATGGAACGATTTTGAAAAGTCTAGTTTTGGTTATAAGAACTAATATAACCGAAAAAATAGTATgatataaatttcataaaaCAATAGTCCAAACCGTACCATTGACACCCCTAGGTAGAGATAGACAAAAAAGGTATAGGGGAGAGATGTTTAGACATGACATGACATGACACGTAAAGCTTACTGAGAACATGACATCGGTATGAGATTATGAAGGTCAAAGATTAGAGTAGAAGATTAatgaatattattattatttacattCCTACTATCTTACTATCCAATTATTGTTACCTGTCGTTTCATTATTtcaattattgtattattttagcTGCTAttgtttttcttccttttatgTTTAACacgttttttttctttgatgtatttcttattcatttttttattttgatatattctatTTGAGCCGAAGGTCAATATTTTATAGAAGTAAGTCTACATACACACCatccttctcaaattttatttataaattacactaaatatattattgttgatgaaGTGATAAACAAAACTactatataaaaagaaaaaaatttcttaaatacaCATCTTATTTTACCATAATCTCTAAAATTCCCTACCATttaaaagaatttcaaaaatcccCTCTCCGATCCATCATGCCCCTCTCGCTGATATATCCCTATACCCCCTCTTGGATACATCTCTCCACTCTCTAATACATCCCTCCCCTATGTATCTGGATATATGCTAATATACCCGGAAGTCCAGTGTTgtatttaaaattcataaattttaagaatttttgataatttagaaaggagtagaaaaataatataattagctCTTGATGCTATATGGAATTTATGTAAATTATactaataaaatacataaattatGTACTCATTCATTGAGTTGGGCCTAAAAAATGTCAATTGGTGTAGGCCCAGATAATCTCCAACTCTCTTTCTCTGGCCCATGCAACACCAAAGTCCATACGATGTGTTAAGAATTATTAATATCCAAAAtaattaagagttaattatgtttttattaaattatacaACACTTTAAAATCGTGAAGTTGACCTTCAAATTCTAAACGTTTCATACAAATTCCAAATGTCTAAACGTCATCTATACATCacaacttttaaattttatagtcatgaattaaagatatataaatatattaaaatattttttaattttatgttcttaaatatatcatgtgcaatattaaaattaaaaaaatttattaaaatgtcaaAAAGATGTTCTTTTATAAACAGACGGAAAAGGAAAATAtaccaaataaattgaaacggagaaAGTATTATTACTTATTACTCAAATCTTACACGCATGAAGCTACATTTTGATTGGACGAGCCACGTACATTTCATTCATTAACGGCGTTAAAACCGTTTTCTTTGCCGTTACCAAAACGAATCCCCTTTTTTGGCCCGAAACATTTGTGTacattttttcaagaaaaaaaaacaaactgGCAGCAGTGTGTGTTTGTGTGTGGGGATCAGCCAAGATCTGTGATTTTTGTGGGTAGATCTGTTTGTTGAAAAAGAATCAATTTTTATCCAGTTTAGAGAAGATGAATATATTCAGGCTTGCTGGGGATATGACCCATTTGGCTAGTGTTCTTGTTTTGCTTCTCAAGATCCATACTATTAAATCTTGTGCTGGTATGTTTTTTATCTCAAATTTTGACACCCCTTTTCTCCATTTTAGTTATAAATgttaaaatttagttttttcctgttttctttttcatttgggATTTATAAATGTGTTGTTTGTAGTCTTGAGATTTTattgaaatgtttttttttggaGCTGAATGGCTTGTGTTTCATGTTGTTGAAGTTGTGTTTTTATTGGGAAATGTGTTGGTTCTTGATTGAAGATGATGGATATTTGTGTTTTTAAGGTTTTGTTGTTTTTGCTGTAATATTGATTTGGATTGGTGTTGAGAGGCAATTTGTTCTTGCCTGCTGAGTTTTCATTTGTAAAGTGTTGTTTGATGCCTGTTGCGTTTGAGTTGTGCGAAAGCTGGCTCGGACACCATGGTTATAATAAAAAAGGAAGTGTTGTTTGCTgccatttttagtttttatagAAAAATTGTCTTAATAGgttgaattttgaattaaaaaaatattatgttttGCTCAGAGGTGTTGTACAGTTAGACAGTGTTGTCAAAGACGCGCTTAAAACACACTTAAGCCatgaagcgaggctcaaaacatGTTGAGCGCTTTACCTTGCTTAATTTGCGTTATAGTGTCGTCATTAAAGCTCTAGGATAAACTTTTCCTTGTGAATGACTATTTCCTGAATAGAGAcactaaataatttattttttactttatcgtaaaaatattcaattacTTTGTCCATGCGGAGGTAGAGGGAAGCCACTAAATTGAGGGCTTTGCTCGCTCACTCTAACGCTTTGCTGCCGTTTAGAAGCACAGCATGATGCATATCCACTCTTAGTACAAAGACGTGCAAGACTTTTGCCACGAAGAACTTCTTGCTCTCTAGGCTTGAAGGCGGCAAATCCTTCTCACTTTTTTTGATGCGAATTGAATATGCAACTCTAAGACGGGCGAAGCGCTTAATAGCCCCCCTTTATTCATACATTGAATTTCGAGATAACCGGATAGCAATGGTCTTCTTCTAGCTCCTCGCGGATTCTCTGTATTTTCTTCCACACTCTTTCTattaagaaattataaagaaaacGTCCTATTattcatgcttataattattagtcttggaagaaacctatttatagttgtatgTTTTCTCCATTTGCGCCTTGTCTCATTAAAGCCCACACTTTATTTGCCCTTAAAGTCCCAATGGACCTTAGAGATTTTTTGCGCTTTTCGCTTTTGATAACACAACATTTAGAGTGAGGTTGTTTTCAGAGTTGTTGGTTAAGGGATGTTATTGTGCTTAAATCTGGGCAGACTTTATTTGAGGCAATCTGTTTGTGCCAGCTAGTTTCATAATTGTCTGATTCTGAAAATCTTGACTTGGTATAATAAATTTTGCGTTAGTTATTCACATTGTATGTAAAAGTGGTCAAgaaattggagaaaaatatCAAAGATATAGTATACtgctaataataaataaagtgaatTACTCGTGAATAGCATGTTCAATGAACAGGAATGTTGCTTTCTGCTGCTTTAAGTAGTTGTTAGTCAAAGGCGTGCTTTAAGCACGCTTAAGCCttgaagcgaggctcaaaatgTGTTGAGCGCTTCGCCTCGCTTTATGTGCGCTTCAGTGTAGTCAGCAAGGTTCCAAGGCAAAcatttccttgccaatgagcctcttctaaataagtgacactaaacaattgatatttcattttatcatatttttttttcaatttctttggtcatatatttgtcattcatgtttataatcattagtcttggactaaacatatatattttaattttttcgttcctttgcgccttttttcattaaagccccaacagaccttagagcttttttgcgcttttcgcctttgataacactggtcATAAGCTCCTGTTACCCTTTATACTGCACTATTGCAGAAAGCGGAATCTAGCGCTTTATTGGATAATGGagtgttatttgttagaaacTAAATGAGAAGTGTCAAACTGAAATGAAATTATTACACTTGAGAGGTCCTTTTGCCTTTTAGAGTGTTAGAGAGCAAATAACGAGAGAAAAGTTGTTAGTAAGTGAAAATCACTAGTATGCTTTTCGGAAAGGAATAAACATCATGACAAACGGGAGGAAGTTTTTTGAGAGAGGCATAATCTTCAACtccttttttggtttatttttctAATGGAGAAATATTATCCTCGACCGGTTGAAGTAACTCTGGCTCTGAAGGTGCTTTTGCAAGGTGTAAATCTCAAACATGGACATGACATGATTGTGCTTCTTTTACTGTTTAGTTTTCTTATCCATAAGGGAAAAAATCTCGCTTCATGGGACATTCGATAACATTGGAATGGTACAGTGCCTGTTGTTTGAGTTATATTATTTCGTTTACTTTAAacttaattttgatattttagaaaACCTTTACAGGACTGTATTTTATTACTAGAGGAATCTGTCGTAGAACTGCTTATTATGAGGAGGAGAAGTGCTTGTCCCAGCTAAAAGGAACTTCTATACAGAGCCTTACGAAGCCTTAAACACCCAAAAAGAATATCTGTAATTCCAGGTTCAATTAAAGAGTAATAATGTGAAAAGATATCTTGGACTCTCATTAAGAATTTATATGTTTTTTGTTACTAGTATTATGAAATGATAGTCCCCAGGGTTAGTTCAATTAAAATAGGTCGAGGGACTTGTGTCTTAGGTCACAGGTTCAAGCCCCACACCAAGCAAACTAACACAGGTATTTAAGTGGGGAAGGATAGAGTAATGGGCCCATCACCCCTAAAAGGAGCTGCCAGATTACAGAAACATTCTgtttatctatctatctatctatctatatatacgGAACTAATCACGTGCAATCGAATAATGAAAATGACACAGTAGCACTTCTGATGTAATTTTGAGTTGGTTTCTTTGAAATTATTGATAGTAAATTTCCATACAAATGATGGTTAGTCCTTGTGATGTCTGAAAAGCACATTTGACCTTCAGTCCCAGCAGAGACAAAAatctaggtgatttcttcctaTATGTCCTAGCCCTTTGTCTACCTGTTGCTGGTGGGAGTTGGCTGGTATcctgtggaattagtcgaggtgtgcAAAAACTGGCCCGGATAccacgtatatatatatataaagatccAAATATAACGTATTTCCTATATAAAGTGACCAAAATGCAGTCAATTAATGTAAAGTTAATATGCTTAGTCAAATTTCATAAGGactaaaataagaattaaccaATAATTGAGGGACCAAAAGTGCTATTATGCCTTGCATTTTTGTTCTTTAATGCTTGCTGAAATTGTTAATTTGGGCTATAACTTTATAAAGCTATATCCAGTGTCTAGATTATGTTTATTAATGGTTGAGTTATTTTATTCACAGGTGTTTCTCTGAAGACGCAAGAGCTATATGCTCTTGTCTTTGTTACTCGCTACTTGGACATATTTACAGACTTTGTTTCACTATACAATACTACAATGAAGTTGGTTTTCTTGGGAAGCTCTTTGTCAATTGTGTGGTACATGAGGCATCACAAAATTGTTCGCAGATCTTATGACAAAGATCAAGATACTTTTCGGCATGTTCTCCTTGTGGTTCCTTGCCTGGTATTGGCTCTTGTTATACATGAGAAGTTTACCTTCAAGGAGGTATTAATGCAATCTCTATATCTCAttgattttttctatttttttgggtagcatttcatattattatgttaGTTATATGTGCTTCCACTTCCTCATTAATTGGTATATTCATTATCAAGGACATTTGGTTGCATTTGTTTTTAACAGGTAATGTGGACCTTTTCCATATTCTTGGAAGCTGTTGCCATCCTTCCTCAGCTTGTCTTATTGCAGAGAACAAGAAATATAGACAACTTGACTGGACAATACATTTTACTCTTGGGGTGATgtatctttcctttcttacctTTTGCAAGAGTTGATTATGCTCACATCTCAACATCTTtcctttgtttcttcttcttattttgtttAAAAAGGGCTTCTTTCTCAGTCTCTATTTATCATGTTgctgttgttttttttttttttttttgtgtgtgggggggggggggaggggggggggttaTCTGCTTGTAGAAACTATTTCTCATAAAAGCGATCGGATATTAATGTGAACAAGCTTGATAAGCTATTGTTGGATCCATAATTTTTGACGTCTTTTCCTTGAGATCTGTTTTATATAGCTGTCTTTATGCATGGAGAGTcacatctctctctctctctctgtttATTGGTTAGAAAGTTAAATGAACTTCAAATAACAGGCTCTCGGTGTTTGTTTTCCTATTTATTTTATAGAAGAAATTATGATAAATGGGGCAAAAGGTTTAGAGTTTAATATAGGAATGACGGAATGGGAAGAGCATATAATTAATGGGGCATTGATAAATCGTCATGAGGGAAGTGAACCAGTAACCTACTGATATAATAGCCTGGGCTAGAGTAACTTCTTCGGGTAATCTTTTGTTGACCATGTGGACCTGGATAGAGGGAAATGGATACCAAGAATTCATAATAGCCAATCCCAACTAATTTAGGAATGAGGAGTAGttaattgattgattgattttcAAAGTTCAACTCTTAGGCCTCGGCTGAAAAAAATTTCTTCTGAGCCCGAAAACAGCAACACGCTGTCTGAGGAACTGATTTCAGCTACTGGGCAGTTGGTGTGATATTGTCTGTGTCATTAAGTTTATACCCTATAGTGCCATAGTTCATTAGAGCTTGAGAAGTCTGAACTAGTTTCGATTGGCTGACAAGTTTATACCCTATAGTGCCATAGTTCATTAGAGCTTGAGAAGTCTGAACTAGTTTCGATTGGCTGACAAGGTTGTTACaagatattatatatatattattattaattctGTATGATCTGATTTTATTGGTGAGTATATAGATCCAGAGCTTACCTTTACCCAACTAGCTTGAGCTAAGTAATGCTCCTTATGCCTAAAAACGGCTTTCACACAACCAGGAAATGCGCAAACATCAAATCATTGACTGTCGTATGCAAATCACACTAAAAAATGAATGTCAATGTTTCCAAAATGGTCATACACTAAATGCAATATCAAGGCCTACAAATTAAGAATTTCCCGAACTGTTATCGTTTTAACATGTTAAATGAAGCGAGTTTGTTTTAGTCACTGAAGTTGCTGCGTTTTTAAATTTCTTGAAGGTGTGCACATAGTTTTGCTTTGTTTGTATGTATGTCTATTCTACTCTTTGTCTATCTTTGGTAGGGTACAAGGGTGTCGTACAGTCTACTTATCACCGTAAAGTGTAGTGgtcttttatttcttcttcagTAATTGAGAATTTCTAATGCATGTTCTGTTTTGGTAAGACAATTGGGGTTTCAAAGTTGTGTCTGGAAGGTCGAGACGATGAGAAGTGGGGAGGAGGAATGGAATGTGGGAGCTGGGGGATTGCTAAGAAATCAAAAAGTGCAGATCACCTTTTTTTAAATCGTAAAAATGTTCAGAATGGTGAAGCCTGATTCTGTCCTTGTACCGCCTCCTGTTGTATGTACTTTTATTTGCTTAAAGGCGTCGTTAGGGTGTATGTTGGTTTTCTGGCACCCAAGAACTTATTCCCGGGAAGGATTTAATGTTTGGATGCACATATAGTTGGATCCATGCCATCCCTGTATCATTGTCTTCAATCAGACCATGAAACAATTCTTCTTGTTGTAGCCCGAACTATTAAGGGTTATATAATGATTAAGTTATTAGATAAGATGGTCACATAATTCATCAGGTATTAGATTGACAGATTGAGACATCGTTCGACAACCACCACCTTTGGCCACAATGAACATATTGCTTGTCAGCCAACAGGATATGTAACAATCCTTAGTGCTATTACAAATCAATAGGGCGCTCTTGGATTATGAGCGTCTTTGATAATTTTGGAGATGTGGGATTAGTAACCATTCTTTGATCTCACGCTTCACATTGTTCATAGGTAATTATGAAGGTAATGACAAATTTACCTAACATGTTTTATTGATTCTGG
This DNA window, taken from Solanum dulcamara chromosome 3, daSolDulc1.2, whole genome shotgun sequence, encodes the following:
- the LOC129883272 gene encoding ER lumen protein-retaining receptor, whose product is MNIFRLAGDMTHLASVLVLLLKIHTIKSCAGVSLKTQELYALVFVTRYLDIFTDFVSLYNTTMKLVFLGSSLSIVWYMRHHKIVRRSYDKDQDTFRHVLLVVPCLVLALVIHEKFTFKEVMWTFSIFLEAVAILPQLVLLQRTRNIDNLTGQYILLLGAYRSLYILNWVYRYFTEPHFVHWITWIAGLVQTLLYADFFYYYFQSWKNNTKLELPA